The Etheostoma cragini isolate CJK2018 chromosome 15, CSU_Ecrag_1.0, whole genome shotgun sequence genome window below encodes:
- the LOC117958097 gene encoding transcription factor Sox-8: MLKMTEEHDKCGSDQPCSPSGTNSSMSQDESDSDAPSSPTGSDGQGSLLASLGKKIDSEDDDRFPACIRDAVSQVLKGYDWSLVPMPVRGNGSLKNKPHVKRPMNAFMVWAQAARRKLADQYPHLHNAELSKTLGKLWRLLSESEKRPFVDEAERLRVQHKKDHPDYKYQPRRRKNMKPGQSDSDSGAELAHHMYKAEPGMGGLAGLTDGHHHPEHAGQPHGPPTPPTTPKTDLHHGVKQDLKHEGRRLVDNNRQNIDFSNVDISELSTDVISNMETFDVHEFDQYLPLNGHASGSSTLPSDHSHGQAPAPGGSYTSSYNHAGANGSAWTRKGTMSSSAPSASEVGQHRLHIKTEQLSPSHYSEHSHGSPSHSDYGSYSSQACVTSATSAASAAASFSSSQCDYTDLQSSNYYNPYSGYPSSLYQYPYFHSSRRPYGSPILNSLSMAPAHSPTASSWDQPVYTTLSRP, from the exons atgttaaaaatgaCAGAGGAGCATGACAAATGTGGCAGCGACCAGCCGTGTAGTCCATCTGGCACAAACAGCTCCATGTCCCAGGACGAGTCCGACTCCGATGCTCCGTCTTCACCAACTGGCTCCGACGGCCAAGGATCCCTGCTCGCCAGTTTGGGCAAGAAAATAGACTCGGAGGATGACGACCGGTTTCCGGCTTGCATACGGGATGCCGTCTCTCAGGTCCTCAAGGGGTACGACTGGTCCTTGGTGCCTATGCCCGTGAGGGGCAATGGATCCCTGAAGAACAAACCTCACGTCAAGAGACCCATGAATGCTTTCATGGTTTGGGCGCAAGCGGCCCGCAGAAAGCTTGCGGATCAGTATCCACACCTGCACAATGCCGAACTGAGCAAGACTCTGGGAAAACTGTGGCG TTTGCTCTCAGAAAGTGAGAAGAGGCCATTTGTAGATGAAGCAGAGAGACTCCGGGTTCAGCACAAGAAAGATCATCCAGACTACAAGTACCAGCCAAGGAGACGGAAGAATATGAAACCAGGCCAGAGCGACTCAGACTCAGGAGCAGAACTGGCACATCACATGTATAAAGCTGAACCAGGGATGGGAGGACTGGCAGGGTTGACTGATGGACACCACCACCCTGAACATGCAG GACAGCCCCACGGTCCCCCTACACCACCCACTACTCCCAAAACAGACCTGCACCATGGGGTGAAGCAAGATCTGAAACATGAAGGCCGTCGTCTTGTTGACAACAACAGGCAAAACATTGACTTCAGCAACGTAGACATCTCTGAGCTCAGCACTGATGTCATCAGCAACATGGAGACCTTCGATGTGCACGAGTTTGACCAGTACCTCCCCCTCAACGGCCATGCGTCGGGCTCTTCCACACTGCCGTCAGACCACAGCCACGGGCAGGCTCCAGCCCCTGGTGGCTCTTATACTTCCTCATACAACCATGCAGGTGCCAATGGTTCAGCATGGACCCGCAAGGGGACCATGTCCTCCTCTGCTCCCTCCGCCAGCGAGGTGGGCCAGCACCGGCTCCATATTAAAACAGAGCAACTGAGCCCCAGCCACTACAGCGAGCACTCCCACGGGTCACCCTCACACTCTGATTACGGCTCCTACAGTAGCCAGGCCTGTGTCACCTCGGCCACATCAGCTGCCTCGGCTGCAGCCTCTTTCTCCAGCTCCCAGTGTGACTATACTGATCTCCAGAGCTCCAACTATTACAACCCTTACTCCGGCTACCCCTCTAGCCTCTACCAGTACCCCTACTTTCACTCATCCAGGCGGCCCTACGGCAGCCCGATCCTTAACAGTCTGTCCATGGCTCCTGCCCACAGCCCCACC